The genomic interval CCAGAATCCATGACCGCCGTTCGGGCGGCCTTGGACAACCAGCTGCAGCGCTCGATCAACCTCTGCCTCGGCGCTTTCGTGTCGACGGTTGGCCTGACCATCCCGGCGGTGCTGATTGTTGGCCTCGTCACCGGCAAGACCGTCGTCATGGGCGTCTCGCCGACCGAAACCGTCATGCTGTTGCTGACAGTGGGGCTCACCGCGCTGACCTTTATGGGGCAACGCGCCTCGGCTTTGCAGGGCACGTTGCACCTGACGCTGTTTGCGGTGTTTGGCGTGCTGTTGTTCGCCACCTGAATTATTGACGCCCGCTGGCAGGACGACCTGCCAGCGTTACGGGCCTTCCGAGGACGACCTCCAAACGCTTGAGGTCCTTCCATGGCCAATGATCCGATTCACCAGTTTGTGGTGGAGCCCATCTTTCCGCTGCCGCCGCTCGCGGGCCAAGACGTCAGCTTCACCAATGCGTCCGCCTATATGATGTTGACCGTGGTGATCGCGGGTGGCTTCTTCGTACTGGCAGGGCGGAAGCAGGCGCTGGTGCCGGGCCGCATGCAGATGGTCGCGGAAATGCTCTATCAGGCCATCGAGAACCTCGTCATCTCCACCATAGGCCGTGAGGGGATGCGGTTTTTTCCGCTGGTCTTCTCGCTGTTCAGCTTCATCCTCGTCGCCAACTTGATCGGCATGTTCCCCTATGCCTTTACGGTCACGGCGCAGATCATCGTCACTGCCGCCTTTGCCCTGTTCGTGTTCGCGGTGGTCACCGTCTATGGCCTCTATCGGCACGGCTTTAAGTTCTTCAAGCTGTTCATGCCGAGCGGACTGCCGGGCTATCTGGCGCCCGTCATCATCCCTATCGAGATCATTTCCTATATCTCGCGACCGATCAGCCATTCGGTGCGCCTGTTTGCGGTCATGCTGGCCGGGCACATCACGCTCAAAGTGTTCGCCGGCTTCGTCGTCGACCTCAGCGCCTTGGGTCCATTGGGCATTGTCGCCTCGGTCGCGCCGCTGGCGATGGCGGTGGGCATCACGGCGCTGGAGCTCGTCATGTCGATCATCCAGGCCTATGTCTTTGCCATGCTGACCTGCATGTATCTCAACGACGCGATGCATCCCTCGCATTAGCGCCCGCAGCGTTCATCCAATTCGATTCAACTCTCCCCACCCACCTTATCGATTGGCGCATGTCCGCCGGTCATGGTGCGGTGGGGTATTGGGGTGGTTGGCCAGCGCAAAGGTGAGGTTAAACGGGCTGTTAAGGTAAACCGACTGATAATGCAGACCTCGAAACGATGTCGTCTCTAAGTGAGTTTGGGGTCTTATGCGTCTTATTATCGGCATCATCATCGTTTGCGGCTGTGTTGTGGGCGGATATCTGGGGGTGGGCGGCCACCTCTACGTGCTCTGGCAGCCCTTCGAATTCCTCATCATTCTGGGCGCGGCCATCGGCGCTTTCGTCATCGGCAATACCGGTCCGGTGATCAAGGCGACGCTGGGCGCCTTCGGCACGCTGCTCAAGGGTCCCAAATACAACAAGGCGGCCTATGTCGAACTGCTCGGCATGCAGTTTTCCATGTACAAGCTCGTGCAGGCCAAAGGCATCCTGGCGCTTGAGCAGCACATCGAAAACCCCCATGAATCGACACTGTTCAACCGCTTTCCCAAATTTGCCGCCAATCACCACGCCGTCGAGTTTGTCTGCGACTACATGCGCATGGTGACGCTGGGCTCCAACAACGTCCACGAAATGGAAGCGTTGATGGACGAAGAGCTCGAAACGCACCACCAGGAGCAGGAGCGCGTTGTCGGTGCCGTGCAGGCGCTGGCTGACGGTACGCCGGCTCTGGGCATTGTGGCCGCCGTGCTTGGCGTTATTCACACCATGGGCGCAATCAGCGAGCCGCCAGAAGTGCTCGGTCACATGATTGGTGGCGCTCTGGTGGGTACGTTCTTCGGCGTGTTCGTGGCGTACGGCTTCTTTGCGCCCTTCGCCCAGTCGCTCAAGAACATCTATGAATCGGAATCCAAGTATTTCCTGTCGCTCAAGGTTGGCCTTCTGGCCCACATTTCCGGCCAGGTGCCGGTGATGGCCATTGAGTTCGCCCGCAAGGCGCTGCTGTCGGAAGACCGTCCGACCTTTGCCGAAATCGACGAGGCCACCTCAAACCTGCAAGCGGCAAGCTGAGCTTGAACTAGGATAGCCAGAATGGCGGACTACGACCGTCCCGTAATCATCATCAAGAAGGTGAAAAAGAACAAGCACGCCCACCATGGCGGCGCTTGGAAAATCGCCTATGCCGACTTTGTGACGGCAATGATGGCCTTTTTCCTGTTGCTCTGGCTGATCAGCATGACCACGCCCGAGCAAAAGGAGGGGCTCGCCTCCTATTTTGCGCCGCCAAACGTTGCGCCCTCGACCAGCGGCGCTGGTGGGCTGATGGGCGGCACGGCTATGGACAGCGCCGAAGCCCGCATGGCGGGCTCGGTGCCGGAAGTGTCGATGGATTCCACCGTTACCCCGACTGGTCAACAGTTTGGCACCAAGGAAGGCGCGCTGACTGGCTCGGACCAGCGCGAAGGCAGCGAGTTCGACGTAGCCAAGGCGTCGCAATACGATCTCAAGGCCAAAGACGATCAGGCCTTCCACAGCGCCGCGGCCAGCATTCGGCAGGCGTGGCAGGCTATGCCCGACATTTCCGAGATTGCCGATAACCTCATCGTCGAAGAGACCGACGAAGGGCTCAATATCCGCATCGTCGACCAGGAAGGTCGTCCGATGTTCCCCGAGGGGTCAAAGTATCCCAACGAGATCACCCGCAAGGCGATTGCCGCCATTGCGCCGATCCTGCAGCGGCTGTCCAATCAGATCCGTATTTCGGGCCATACCGCAGCCGGCGGTGTCTACGCCAATCCGCGCTACGGCTCATGGGAGCTGACCGCCGACCGCGCCAACACGGTGCGGCAGATCCTGGGCGAATTCGGGCTCAAGGATGAGCGGATCAATTCGGTGGTTGGGCGTTCGACGGCCGATCCGTTCTTCCTTAATGACCCCTATATGGCGGCCAATGAGCGGATCGAGATCACGCTGCTGCATGAAATTCCGCCGGTGCCGTCAAACCTGTCGCCATAGCCCTATTGCTGCTGCGCGCCCTGGTCCGCAATGTTTCCAACCGCCTGTGGGCCGACGCTTGCAGGCGGTTGATGCTGTCTGGTGACGGCCGGCCTTTTAGCTTCGTCAGGGCTGGGTCTCGCGGGATTTTGCTTTGCGTTCATGGCCTTGCCGATCAAGGGTTCTGAGCCAAGACTATGACCGTCCGCGACGGTTGGTGAGACGCGTCCGTGGCAAGGGAACCATGCACAGCATGGACCGTTCATGCAGCAGCGTCGACACCACTCATCGGAGAGACATCATGGCTACCGAAAAGACCCTGGACGACCTGTTCCTCGATACCCTCAAGGACATCTATTACGCCGAGCGCCAGATCGTGAAAACGCTCCCCAAAATGGCCAAGGCCGCCACTTCGCCTGAACTTCGGGCCGGGTTTGAACAGCACCATACCGAAACCGAAGGCCATATCGAGCGGCTGGAACAGATCTTTGAGCTGATGGGCAAAACCCCACGCGGCAAGACCTGCGACGCCATCCTCGGCATTATCGAAGAGGGCAAGTCTATCATGGAAGATTTCAAGGGCAGCGTCGCGCTGGACGCCGGTCTTGTGTCGGCCGGGCAGGCGGTGGAGCACTACGAAATCGCGCGCTACGGCACGCTCAAGAGCTGGGCGACCCAGCTGGGCATGAAGGAAGCGGCAGCGCTGCTGGATGCAACGCTCAAGGAAGAACTGGCCACGGACAAAAAGCTCAGCCAGGTGGCCATCACCAACGTCAACCAAAAAGCGGCATAGGATAGCGGGCGTGGTGTACGCCACCGCGCCCATTTTTGCTTCGGTAACGCGCATGCAGAAAAACACTGAAGTGGCCGAACTTATTCGGCGAACCGCATATTTTCTTTGGGAGCAGGATGGTCGCCCCGAAGGGCGGGCGTTTGACTATTGGGTCAAAGCCAAGGAAATGCATTTGAGCCGGCTGGCCTATGACAAATGGCTGGCCGAAGGCACGCCTGTGGGGCGCGACACCTCGCACTGGCAAGATGCGGCAGGCGAAATCGACTGAAACGAAAATGGGCCCCTGAGGGCCCATTTGTTTTTGGATCGCTCTGAAGCGGCCGGCGATCAGTCCTTGGCGCGCTCGACATAGGAATTGTCGTCGGTCAGGATCACGATGCGGGTGCCAACGCCAATGTGCGGTGGGACCATCACCTTGAGGCCGTTGTTGAGCATGGCTGGCTTGTAGGACGACGATGCCGTCTGGCCCTTCACCACTGGCTCGGTCTCGACGATCTCGAACGTCAGGCGCTGTGGCAGTTCCATCGAGAGGGCCGTGCCTTCGAAGGTCTTGAGGTGAACCTTCATGCCGTCGGTGAGGTAAGCGCGCTGATCGGAGATCACGTCATCGGCAACGGTGATCTGCTCGTAGGTCGACGGCTCCATGAAGTGATGACCTTCGCCATCGGAATAGAGATAGTCATATTCGCGGTCATCGACGTCGGCCTTTTCGACCATTTCGACCGTGCGCCAGCGACCAACAACCTTCACGCCATCCGAGATGCGGCGCATGTTAACGTTGGTGATGGAGTTGCCCTTGCCGGGGTGCACGTTTTCGGCCGTCAGCACGACATGGAGGGCGTTGTCCTGCTCGACGACGTTGCCCTTGCGCAGCGAAGAGGCGATGACCTTGACCATTATTCTTCCTTGTTCAGAACGTTGGCGCGTACTAGAGGCAGGGCCGAATAGCAGCCCGTCCTGGCGCCGAAATAGACTTTCGTGCGCCAACTACCCTATCTCGACGAAAATCGCCAGCCCACTGTCACACAAGGTCCCATGAGCACGCTCGACGCGCATTCAGCATCGCCCTGGTGGACACCCTCGGTTCATGCCGATCGGCGGCCAATCCTGCTGGCGCGCAACCGGATCGAGGCGGGCGTCCGCAACTATCTGGCGCAGAACGATTTTCTGATCGTCGATCCGCCGGGCCTGCAACGCTCGCCGGGCAATGAAATACACCTGCATGCCTTTGGCACGACCATGATCGGCAATGACGGGCTGGGGCAGGTGATGTATCTGCACACCTCGCCCGAATTCACCATGAAAAAGCTCCTGGCGGCCGGCGAGCAGCGTATCGCGAGTCTGCAGCACGTATGGCGCAACCGGGAGCGCAGCGCGCTGCACCATCCCGAATTCACCATGCTCGAATGGTATCGCGTCGGCGAACCCTATGATGCCGTGATCGCCGATTGCGTCGCTTTACTGCGCCTCGCAGCTGAGACAACGGGCGTTAAAAGCTTCAACTTCCGCGACCGGAGCTGCGATCCCTTCGCCGAGCCCGAACGCCTCTGCGTCGTCGACGCGTTCGAGCGCCATGCGGGCATCCGTCTGCTCGACACTATGGACAGCGATGGCGTCACCGATGGCGAAGCGCTGGCCCAGCAGATGCTGGCCCTCGGCCTCGCGGTACCGGAAGATCGCAGCTGGAGCTATCTGTTCAGCCTGATCCTTAACGAAAAGGTCGAGCCCGAACTCGGCAATGGTCGTGTCACGGTGCTGGACCGCTATCCGGCTGCAGAAGCAGCCTTGGCGCGGCGGGTGCCCGGCGATGCGCGGATCAGCGAAAGGTTCGAGCTTTATGCCTGCGGCGTCGAACTGGCCAATGGTTTTGGCGAGCTGACCGATGCCAGCGAGCAGCGCCGCAGATTTGCCGCGGAGATGGACGAAAAGCAGCGCATCTATGATGAGCGCTATCCGCTGGACGAGGATTTCCTTGCGGCCCTCGCGCTCATGCCCGAAGCAAGCGGCGTGGCGCTCGGCTTTGACCGTCTGGTCATGCTTGCAACCGGCGCCCCAAGAATCGAGGCGGTGCTCTGGGCACCGGTGGCTGAGTGACGGCACATCGACCGATCAAAAACGTTGGCGATCTCGTCGCGAGCGGTCTGACGGACGGTACGGGCCTTGACGCCGTCGCCGCCAAATACGCCGTGGGCATCACCCCCGCCATTGCCGCGCTGATCGACCAGACCGACCCCGACGACCCAATCGCCCGCCAATTCGTCCCGACGCTTGATGAACTCGTCACCACCCCCGACGAGCGCGCCGACCCGATTGGCGATCTCGCCCATTCACCGGTCGAGGGCATCGTGCATCGCTATCCCGACCGCGTGCTGCTCAAGGCCGTTCACGTCTGCCCGGTCTATTGCCGGTTCTGCTTCCGCCGCGAAATGGTAGGGCCGCAGGGTCTGGGCACGCTCACCGGGCCAGAGCTGGACACCGCGATCGGCTATATCGCCGAACACACCGAAATCTGGGAAGTGATCCTCACCGGCGGCGATCCTCTGGTGCTGTCGCCACGGCGGCTGCGCGAGATCATGGAACGGCTGGCGGCGATCGAGCACGTCAAGATCGTGCGTTTTCACACCCGCGTGCCGGTGGTCGAACCCGACCGCGTCGATGCGGCCATGGTCGAGGCCCTTCGCTCTAGCGGCAAGACCACCTATCTGGCGCTGCACGCCAATCATCCACGCGAGTTTTCGGTCGCGGCCAAGGCGGCGATTGGGCGTCTGGTCGATGGCGGCGTCGCCATGGTCAGCCAGTCTGTGCTGCTCAAGGGCGTCAATGATGACGTCGAAACGCTGGCCAGCCTGATGAAGGCCTTTGTCGAAAACCGCGTGAAACCCTATTACCTGCACCACCCCGATCTGGCCCCCGGCACCAGCCATTTCCGTATGACCATTGCCGAGGGGCAAAAGCTGGTCACGGCCCTCCGCGGCCGGATTTCAGGCTTGGCCCAGCCGACCTACATCCTCGATATTCCGGGCGGCTACGGCAAAGCGGACATCGGCTCCTCCGCGATTTCCGGTGGCGACGGCTGCTTTACCGTGCGCGACTATCAGGGCGGCGAGCACCAGTACCCACCGGAATGAACTTCTCACCTCTCCCCGAAGGGAGAGGTGAGAAGAGAGCGATTTCTCTTTGACGCAC from Devosia sp. 2618 carries:
- the epmA gene encoding EF-P lysine aminoacylase EpmA; the protein is MSTLDAHSASPWWTPSVHADRRPILLARNRIEAGVRNYLAQNDFLIVDPPGLQRSPGNEIHLHAFGTTMIGNDGLGQVMYLHTSPEFTMKKLLAAGEQRIASLQHVWRNRERSALHHPEFTMLEWYRVGEPYDAVIADCVALLRLAAETTGVKSFNFRDRSCDPFAEPERLCVVDAFERHAGIRLLDTMDSDGVTDGEALAQQMLALGLAVPEDRSWSYLFSLILNEKVEPELGNGRVTVLDRYPAAEAALARRVPGDARISERFELYACGVELANGFGELTDASEQRRRFAAEMDEKQRIYDERYPLDEDFLAALALMPEASGVALGFDRLVMLATGAPRIEAVLWAPVAE
- a CDS encoding flagellar motor protein MotB is translated as MADYDRPVIIIKKVKKNKHAHHGGAWKIAYADFVTAMMAFFLLLWLISMTTPEQKEGLASYFAPPNVAPSTSGAGGLMGGTAMDSAEARMAGSVPEVSMDSTVTPTGQQFGTKEGALTGSDQREGSEFDVAKASQYDLKAKDDQAFHSAAASIRQAWQAMPDISEIADNLIVEETDEGLNIRIVDQEGRPMFPEGSKYPNEITRKAIAAIAPILQRLSNQIRISGHTAAGGVYANPRYGSWELTADRANTVRQILGEFGLKDERINSVVGRSTADPFFLNDPYMAANERIEITLLHEIPPVPSNLSP
- the motA gene encoding flagellar motor stator protein MotA; amino-acid sequence: MRLIIGIIIVCGCVVGGYLGVGGHLYVLWQPFEFLIILGAAIGAFVIGNTGPVIKATLGAFGTLLKGPKYNKAAYVELLGMQFSMYKLVQAKGILALEQHIENPHESTLFNRFPKFAANHHAVEFVCDYMRMVTLGSNNVHEMEALMDEELETHHQEQERVVGAVQALADGTPALGIVAAVLGVIHTMGAISEPPEVLGHMIGGALVGTFFGVFVAYGFFAPFAQSLKNIYESESKYFLSLKVGLLAHISGQVPVMAIEFARKALLSEDRPTFAEIDEATSNLQAAS
- the efp gene encoding elongation factor P, producing the protein MVKVIASSLRKGNVVEQDNALHVVLTAENVHPGKGNSITNVNMRRISDGVKVVGRWRTVEMVEKADVDDREYDYLYSDGEGHHFMEPSTYEQITVADDVISDQRAYLTDGMKVHLKTFEGTALSMELPQRLTFEIVETEPVVKGQTASSSYKPAMLNNGLKVMVPPHIGVGTRIVILTDDNSYVERAKD
- a CDS encoding F0F1 ATP synthase subunit A, with amino-acid sequence MANDPIHQFVVEPIFPLPPLAGQDVSFTNASAYMMLTVVIAGGFFVLAGRKQALVPGRMQMVAEMLYQAIENLVISTIGREGMRFFPLVFSLFSFILVANLIGMFPYAFTVTAQIIVTAAFALFVFAVVTVYGLYRHGFKFFKLFMPSGLPGYLAPVIIPIEIISYISRPISHSVRLFAVMLAGHITLKVFAGFVVDLSALGPLGIVASVAPLAMAVGITALELVMSIIQAYVFAMLTCMYLNDAMHPSH
- a CDS encoding ferritin-like domain-containing protein; this encodes MATEKTLDDLFLDTLKDIYYAERQIVKTLPKMAKAATSPELRAGFEQHHTETEGHIERLEQIFELMGKTPRGKTCDAILGIIEEGKSIMEDFKGSVALDAGLVSAGQAVEHYEIARYGTLKSWATQLGMKEAAALLDATLKEELATDKKLSQVAITNVNQKAA
- a CDS encoding lysine-2,3-aminomutase-like protein yields the protein MTAHRPIKNVGDLVASGLTDGTGLDAVAAKYAVGITPAIAALIDQTDPDDPIARQFVPTLDELVTTPDERADPIGDLAHSPVEGIVHRYPDRVLLKAVHVCPVYCRFCFRREMVGPQGLGTLTGPELDTAIGYIAEHTEIWEVILTGGDPLVLSPRRLREIMERLAAIEHVKIVRFHTRVPVVEPDRVDAAMVEALRSSGKTTYLALHANHPREFSVAAKAAIGRLVDGGVAMVSQSVLLKGVNDDVETLASLMKAFVENRVKPYYLHHPDLAPGTSHFRMTIAEGQKLVTALRGRISGLAQPTYILDIPGGYGKADIGSSAISGGDGCFTVRDYQGGEHQYPPE
- a CDS encoding DUF2934 domain-containing protein encodes the protein MQKNTEVAELIRRTAYFLWEQDGRPEGRAFDYWVKAKEMHLSRLAYDKWLAEGTPVGRDTSHWQDAAGEID